One region of Myxococcus stipitatus genomic DNA includes:
- a CDS encoding endonuclease I family protein: protein MRAEPKAASLVRRSTALGLKDTFEAAPAAKKTQPKPTTPADPSAPTTPVPAEPSESSDPFEGLRDAALLRAIQESSSDKRTKSYDQARKIIFSELDVVDGKVQCVYTGRETTGGKIPSNNDMNVEHTWPQSKGATGAAKSDLHHLFPTDSKANSKRGNFPFGIVVKEKWSQNGAKFGTDAQGRTVFEPPDSHKGNVARAMFYFSATYGQPIPDAEEAVLRQWNDLDVVDAAELERNHRIADIQGNVNQFVEHEDLVDRIKDF, encoded by the coding sequence GTGCGCGCCGAGCCGAAGGCCGCGTCCCTGGTGCGTCGGTCCACGGCCCTGGGGCTGAAGGACACCTTCGAGGCCGCGCCGGCCGCGAAGAAGACGCAGCCGAAGCCGACCACGCCCGCGGACCCGTCCGCGCCGACGACGCCGGTCCCCGCGGAGCCTTCCGAGTCCAGCGATCCGTTCGAGGGCCTGCGCGACGCGGCGCTGCTGCGCGCCATCCAGGAGTCGTCCTCCGACAAGCGCACCAAGAGCTACGACCAGGCCCGGAAGATCATCTTCTCCGAGCTGGACGTGGTCGACGGCAAGGTCCAGTGCGTCTACACCGGCCGGGAGACGACGGGCGGGAAGATCCCCTCCAACAACGACATGAACGTGGAGCACACCTGGCCCCAGTCGAAGGGCGCCACGGGGGCCGCCAAGAGCGACCTGCACCACCTGTTCCCCACCGACAGCAAGGCCAACTCGAAGCGGGGCAACTTCCCGTTCGGCATCGTCGTGAAGGAGAAGTGGAGCCAGAACGGCGCGAAGTTCGGCACGGACGCGCAGGGGCGCACCGTGTTCGAGCCGCCGGACTCCCACAAGGGCAACGTCGCGCGCGCGATGTTCTACTTCTCCGCCACCTACGGGCAGCCCATCCCCGACGCCGAGGAGGCCGTCCTGCGCCAGTGGAACGACCTGGACGTGGTGGACGCGGCGGAGCTCGAGCGCAACCACCGCATCGCGGACATCCAGGGCAACGTCAACCAGTTCGTCGAGCACGAGGACCTGGTCGACCGCATCAAGGACTTCTGA
- a CDS encoding response regulator transcription factor, with the protein MAERSTILVVDDDPHLRDIVRFALEQGGFRVEEAADGRSALEQVARVGPALLVLDIMMPEMDGLAVCREVRRSREVPIVFLSSRDDEVDRILGLEMGGDDYLTKPFSPRELVARVKAVLRRARRTPTPEPTPAAARPLARGALRMDEERWRAWWGEREVVLTVTEFHLLATLLRVPGKVFTRDELMTRVYDDGVVSDRTIDSHVRRVRQKFAAAGGEVIETVHGLGYRLAIP; encoded by the coding sequence GTGGCCGAGCGTTCCACCATCCTCGTCGTCGATGATGATCCGCACCTGCGCGACATCGTCCGCTTCGCGCTGGAGCAGGGGGGCTTCCGCGTGGAGGAGGCGGCGGATGGACGGTCGGCGCTGGAGCAGGTGGCGCGCGTGGGGCCCGCCCTCCTCGTGCTGGACATCATGATGCCGGAGATGGACGGGCTCGCCGTGTGTCGGGAGGTCCGCCGTTCGCGCGAGGTCCCCATCGTCTTCCTGTCCTCGCGCGACGACGAGGTGGACCGCATCCTCGGGCTGGAGATGGGCGGCGACGACTACCTCACCAAGCCCTTCAGTCCCCGGGAGCTGGTGGCCCGGGTGAAGGCGGTGCTGCGCCGGGCCCGTCGCACGCCGACCCCGGAGCCCACGCCCGCCGCGGCGCGGCCCCTCGCCCGGGGCGCGCTGCGCATGGACGAGGAGCGCTGGCGGGCGTGGTGGGGCGAGCGCGAGGTGGTGCTCACGGTGACGGAGTTCCACCTGCTCGCGACGCTGCTGCGCGTGCCGGGCAAGGTCTTCACCCGCGACGAGTTGATGACGCGCGTCTACGACGACGGCGTGGTGAGCGACAGGACCATCGACAGCCATGTCCGCCGGGTGCGCCAGAAGTTCGCGGCGGCGGGCGGCGAAGTCATCGAGACGGTGCATGGGCTCGGCTATCGGCTCGCCATCCCCTAG